The Xenopus tropicalis strain Nigerian chromosome 7, UCB_Xtro_10.0, whole genome shotgun sequence genome includes a region encoding these proteins:
- the efhd2 gene encoding EF-hand domain-containing protein D2 has translation MATDDELASRLNRRLRMEDDGGDTTPEQTRRREQSPCMRVFNPYTEFKEFSRKQIKDMEKMFRQFDAGHDGFIDLMELKLMMEKLGAPQTHLGLKNMIKEVDEDFDGKLSFREFLLIFRKAAAGELEEDSGLHALARLSEIDVSIEGVKGAKCFFEAKVQAINHGSRFEQEIKAEQEEKKRQAEEKEQRKAAFKELQSAFKP, from the exons ATGGCTACAGACGACGAGCTCGCCTCCCGGCTCAACAGGCGACTGAGGATGGAGGATGACGGAGGGGACACGACACCCGAACAGACCCGGCGTCGGGAGCAGTCCCCCTGCATGAGGGTGTTTAACCCTTACACCGAGTTCAAGGAGTTCAGTAGGAAGCAGATCAAGGACATGGAGAAGATGTTCAGACA GTTTGATGCAGGTCACGATGGCTTTATTGACCTCATGGAGTTGAAACTCATGATGGAGAAGCTGGGAGCTCCACAGACACATCTTGGACTCAAAAATATGATCAAAGAAGTGGATGAAGACTTTGATGGGAAACTCAGCTTCAGGGAG TTCCTTTTAATCTTCCGCAAGGCAGCGGCCGGGGAGTTGGAGGAAGACAGCGGGCTGCACGCTCTGGCACGACTCTCCGAGATTGACGTCTCTATAGAAGGTGTAAAAGGAGCCAAATGCTTTTTTGAGGCTAAG GTACAGGCAATCAATCATGGGAGCCGATTTGAGCAAGAGATCAAAGCAGAGCAAGAAGAAAAGAAGAGACAAGCTGAAGAGAAAGAACAAAGGAAAGCGGCATTCAAAGAACTGCAATCTGCCTTTAAGCCATAA
- the efhd2 gene encoding EF-hand domain-containing protein D2 isoform X1, translated as MCPWNEHGVMVADTGRFDAGHDGFIDLMELKLMMEKLGAPQTHLGLKNMIKEVDEDFDGKLSFREFLLIFRKAAAGELEEDSGLHALARLSEIDVSIEGVKGAKCFFEAKVQAINHGSRFEQEIKAEQEEKKRQAEEKEQRKAAFKELQSAFKP; from the exons ATGTGTCCATGGAATGAGCATGGTGTGATGGTTGCAGACACAGGCAG GTTTGATGCAGGTCACGATGGCTTTATTGACCTCATGGAGTTGAAACTCATGATGGAGAAGCTGGGAGCTCCACAGACACATCTTGGACTCAAAAATATGATCAAAGAAGTGGATGAAGACTTTGATGGGAAACTCAGCTTCAGGGAG TTCCTTTTAATCTTCCGCAAGGCAGCGGCCGGGGAGTTGGAGGAAGACAGCGGGCTGCACGCTCTGGCACGACTCTCCGAGATTGACGTCTCTATAGAAGGTGTAAAAGGAGCCAAATGCTTTTTTGAGGCTAAG GTACAGGCAATCAATCATGGGAGCCGATTTGAGCAAGAGATCAAAGCAGAGCAAGAAGAAAAGAAGAGACAAGCTGAAGAGAAAGAACAAAGGAAAGCGGCATTCAAAGAACTGCAATCTGCCTTTAAGCCATAA